A single window of Corythoichthys intestinalis isolate RoL2023-P3 chromosome 21, ASM3026506v1, whole genome shotgun sequence DNA harbors:
- the mrtfba gene encoding myocardin-related transcription factor B: MESQAFLGAEGVCLLVPSPQSEAVTHEMEELSLQPTQNLPPLNERKNVLQLRLQQRRTREQLVDQGIMPPLKSPAAFHGQIRSLERARTENFLKHKIRSRPERAELVRMHILQETGAEPSLQATQMKLKRARLADNLNEKIAQRPGPMELVEKNILPVDSNLKEAIIGQVNYPKVMDEDSSDALSPEQPASQESQSSLPSPGDGKCPETASPPIPVLKSPQSATQCTTDTLRVISTNEQPTSRLAVSHTQPIATVAPSKPGPTLIKQSQHKMPSEKIRSKKGKDAKPRVRKLKYHQYVPPDQKLEPSEASMDSSYARLLQQQQLFLQLQILSQQQQHYNYQTILPAPLKPVAEGQSGNASGLPASIVVSLPTAPPMPLARQNNSLSNRKPGVLPANLEEMKVAELKLELKLRGLPVSGTKTDLIERLKPFQDLSGSSAPDAIPAPAATALTPVPMETTTTSPAVVHPHQQGATEKMSGTPPVSPVPNGPFAVPQDSSVSEVRREMQLAYSGSGGPGSSPLPKLPVPEKDRRLHEKERQIEELMRKLEQEQKLVEELKMQLEVEKRSQSSCTTDSASKLSTVNPISASLNANTVKPEQQFLTNCSPTSLTNSILGSLTNPPQPSVKLEDVTVSSGKPIQPQTRPQLIPQNPVQVSKSPPHHCQSQKSPKLQNQPQSQPTAPNLQQFLISHPGGMSQVLGHPQTLLTASGQPQTLLATSGQSGTQILLPVSLANNASAIQLPSTTVSLQPLLQATVSNPGLVQASIPQLQNNKMDTSPEPNLANNNSLLQTLTVCNNTTEGENHAQPEINPQCFLRSSPDRRTSPCASPNHITNGPINKSSSPQLTFILQPTSLLSQPPKTKEPPRYEEAVKQTRNMHVNNVSQVATATSQQMDDLFDILIQSGEITPFIQHDPPVSLSKSNPVTANISTLPVNTVLSRQPPQIQVAPPPTLNPAIDPGLPNLSSLATDNQLEAFLERTLADTPAAADPRTRGLMEELQAQLMEHQPYSPMDTSDLSFCDSSSPPSSLNMGLSDPALDNMEWLDLTMPPGQGPLGIPTDFLDTHDLQLHWD; the protein is encoded by the exons TGCTGCAGTTGAGACTTCAGCAAAGACGGACTCGGGAGCAGTTGGTGGATCAGGGCATCATGCCGC CACTGAAGAGCCCGGCCGCCTTCCATGGGCAGATACGTAGCTTAGAGAGAGCCAGG ACTGAGAATTTCCTCAAGCATAAAATCCGCAGTCGTCCAGAGAGAGCAGAGCTGGTCAGGATGCACATCTTGCAAG AAACCGGAGCCGAACCTTCACTCCAGGCCACCCAGATGAAGCTGAAAAGGGCCCGGCTGGCAGACAACCTCAATGAGAAAATAGCCCAGAGACCCGGTCCCATGGAGCTGGTTGAGAAAAACATCTTGCCTGTGGATTCCAATCTTAAAGAGGCCATAATAG GGCAGGTAAACTATCCCAAAGTCATGGATGAGGACAGCAGTGACGCCTTGTCCCCAGAGCAGCCTGCCAGCCAAGAATCTCAGAGCTCTTTGCCCTCGCCAGGGGACGGCAAATGCCCTGAAACAGCCTCTCCTCCGATCCCCGTTTTGAAG TCCCCCCAGTCCGCTACGCAATGTACTACAGACACGCTGAGGGTCATCTCTACGAATGAGCAGCCAACAAGCCGCCTGGCCGTTTCTCACACTCAGCCGATCGCTACAGTCGCTCCCTCCAAACCGGGCCCGACATTGATTAAA CAAAGCCAGCACAAGATGCCCTCTGAGAAGATCCGGAGCAAGAAAGGCAAAGATGCCAAGCCCAGAGTGAGAAAGCTCAAGTATCACCAGTATGTTCCGCCAGACCAGAAGCTGGAGCCCAGCGAGGCCTCCATGGACTCCTCCTATGCTCGACTTCTGCAGCAACAGCAGCTTTTCCTCCAACTGCAGATCCTCAGTCAGCAACAGCAACACTACAACTATCAAACTATATTGCCAGCCCCACTCAA ACCTGTGGCAGAAGGCCAAAGCGGCAATGCCAGCGGACTGCCGGCCTCCATTGTGGTTTCTTTACCCACTGCACCTCCAATGCCTCTGGCCCGACAGAACAACTCATTATCGAACCGCAAACCCGGAGTCTTGCCTGCCAACCTGGAGGAAATGAAG GTGGCCGAGCTCAAACTGGAGCTAAAACTCCGTGGTCTTCCTGTGTCCGGAACTAAAACGGATCTGATCGAAAGGCTGAAGCCTTTCCAGGATCTTTCCGGCTCATCGGCTCCCGACGCTATTCCCGCACCTGCCGCTACCGCGCTCACCCCAGTTCCCATGGAAACCACCACGACCAGCCCCGCCGTTGTCCATCCACACCAGCAGGGAGCGACGGAGAAGATGAGCGGCACGCCTCCGGTTTCCCCCGTTCCCAACGGTCCGTTTGCCGTTCCTCAGGATTCGAGCGTGTCCGAAGTTCGACGTGAAATGCAGTTAGCGTACTCTGGCTCAGGAGGGCCGGGCTCCTCCCCTCTCCCTAAACTGCCAGTACCGGAGAAGGACAGGAGGCTCCACGAAAAGGAGCGACAAATTGAGGAATTGATGAGGAAGCTGGAGCAGGAGCAGAAATTGGTGGAGGAGCTGAAGATGCAGCTGGAGGTAGAGAAGAGGAGTCAGAGCAGCTGTACCACTGATTCTGCCTCCAAGCTCAGCACCGTGAACCCTATTTCGGCAAGCCTGAACGCAAACACTGTAAAACCGGAACAACAATTTTTGACAAACTGTTCTCCGACTTCGCTTACCAACTCTATCCTGGGCTCCCTCACGAACCCGCCCCAACCTTCGGTGAAGTTAGAGGATGTGACCGTTTCTTCCGGAAAGCCTATCCAGCCGCAAACCCGACCGCAGCTCATCCCCCAAAACCCGGTCCAGGTCAGTAAGAGCCCACCTCATCACTGCCAATCCCAGAAAAGCCCCAAACTCCAGAACCAGCCTCAGTCCCAACCCACCGCCCCGAACCTGCAGCAGTTCCTCATCAGCCATCCCGGCGGGATGTCGCAGGTGCTCGGCCATCCCCAGACCTTGCTAACCGCATCCGGGCAACCTCAGACACTGCTGGCTACAAGCGGTCAGAGCGGAACCCAGATCCTGCTTCCCGTGTCGCTAGCCAATAACGCCAGCGCCATTCAGCTGCCAAGCACTACTGTCAGCCTGCAG CCTCTGCTTCAAGCCACTGTATCAAATCCAGGCCTCGTCCAGGCGTCTATTCCACAGCTGCAGAACAACAAAATGGATACGTCCCCAGAACCAAATTTGGCCAACAACAACTCATTGCTACAG ACTTTAACAGTGTGCAACAATACGACGGAGGGAGAGAACCACGCTCAGCCTGAGATAAATCCCCAATGTTTTCTGAGGAGCTCCCCGGACAGAAGGACCTCTCCTTGTGCCTCGCCCAACCACATCACAAATGGGCCAATCAACAAG TCTTCCTCTCCACAGCTAACCTTTATCCTCCAGCCTACGTCACTTCTTTCACAGCCTCCCAAGACAAAAGAGCCTCCTCGTTATGAGGAGGCCGTCAAACAGACACGCAACATGCATGTTAACAATGTTTCACAG gttgccacagcgaccagcCAGCAGATGGATGACTTGTTTGACATTCTTATACAGAGTGGAG AAATCACTCCGTTTATCCAGCATGACCCTCCGGTGTCTCTGAGCAAGTCCAACCCAGTCACGGCCAACATCAGCACCCTTCCGGTCAACACCGTCCTCTCCCGACAACCTCCCCAGATCCAGGTGGCTCCTCCGCCGACCTTGAACCCGGCTATCGACCCCGGCCTGCCCAACCTCTCCTCGCTGGCCACCGATAACCAGCTGGAGGCCTTCCTGGAGAGAACGTTGGCCGACACGCCGGCGGCGGCCGACCCTCGCACCAGGGGCCTGATGGAGGAGCTGCAGGCGCAGCTCATGGAACATCAGCCCTACTCTCCCATGGACACGTCGGACCTGTCCTTCTGCGACTCCTCGTCGCCCCCTTCCTCGCTCAATATGGGTCTGTCCGACCCGGCTCTGGACAACATGGAGTGGCTGGACCTCACCATGCCGCCGGGACAAGGGCCGCTCGGGATCCCGACCGACTTCCTGGACACGCATGACCTGCAGCTGCACTGGGACTGA